Proteins from one Pseudarthrobacter sp. BIM B-2242 genomic window:
- the sucD gene encoding succinate--CoA ligase subunit alpha has translation MSIYLNKDSKVIVQGITGGEGTKHTALMLKAGTNIVGGVNARKAGTTVLHGDTEINVFGTVKEAIAETGADVSIVFVPPAFTKNAVVEAIEAGIGLVVVITEGVPVQDSAEFWALAQSKVDANGNQVTRIIGPNCPGIITPGEALVGITPNNITGKGPIGLVSKSGTLTYQMMYELRDLGFSTAIGIGGDPVIGTTHIDALAAFEADPETKAIVMIGEIGGDAEERAAEFIKANVTKPVVGYVAGFTAPEGKTMGHAGAIVSGSAGTAQAKKEALEAAGVKVGKTPSETATLLREVYAAL, from the coding sequence ATGTCTATCTATCTGAACAAGGACTCCAAGGTCATCGTCCAGGGCATCACCGGCGGCGAAGGCACCAAGCACACCGCCCTGATGCTGAAGGCCGGCACCAACATTGTGGGTGGCGTCAACGCCCGCAAGGCCGGCACCACGGTCCTGCACGGCGACACCGAAATCAACGTTTTTGGCACCGTCAAGGAAGCCATCGCTGAAACCGGCGCCGACGTCTCCATCGTCTTCGTCCCGCCGGCATTCACCAAGAACGCTGTTGTGGAAGCCATCGAGGCGGGCATCGGACTGGTCGTTGTCATCACCGAGGGTGTTCCCGTCCAGGATTCAGCCGAGTTCTGGGCACTGGCCCAGTCCAAGGTTGACGCCAACGGCAACCAGGTCACCCGCATCATCGGACCGAACTGCCCCGGCATCATCACCCCGGGTGAGGCGCTGGTCGGCATTACCCCGAACAACATCACCGGAAAGGGCCCCATCGGACTGGTTTCCAAGTCCGGTACCCTGACCTACCAGATGATGTACGAACTGCGCGACCTTGGCTTCTCCACCGCCATCGGCATCGGCGGCGACCCCGTCATCGGCACCACGCACATCGACGCCCTGGCTGCGTTCGAAGCTGACCCCGAGACCAAGGCGATCGTGATGATCGGCGAAATCGGTGGCGACGCTGAAGAGCGCGCTGCCGAGTTCATCAAGGCCAACGTCACCAAGCCCGTTGTTGGCTACGTTGCCGGCTTCACCGCTCCCGAAGGCAAGACCATGGGCCATGCCGGCGCCATCGTCTCAGGTTCCGCCGGAACCGCCCAGGCCAAGAAGGAAGCCCTCGAAGCTGCAGGCGTCAAGGTCGGCAAGACGCCGTCCGAGACCGCCACGCTGCTGCGCGAAGTTTACGCGGCGCTCTAG
- the pcrA gene encoding DNA helicase PcrA, whose product MDMLFDPYSDGPFKAAPAASTRTKSRPEDRAAAADLGGGGRISGPAHSAADGAAQAPERGSAGQETSEQGSRQSGGWASRQPHGDGTEDHAHHRPNAAELLEGLNPQQEEAVKHAGTALLIVAGAGSGKTRVLSNRIAYLIATHRAHYGEILAITFTNKAAAEMRERIAALVGGRAKIMWISTFHSSCVRILRQEAANVGLKSNFSIYDSADSLRLVTQVSKSLDLDPKKFAPKAIQHKISALKNELIDADSFASTANFNDPFESAVADVFKGYTQRLRQANAMDFDDLIAETVYMFRAFPALADSYRRRFRHVLVDEYQDTNHAQYALVREIVGEGPGASELTVVGDSDQSIYAFRGADIRNIVEFEKDYPEARTIKLEQNYRSTQNILTAANSVISRNPNRPEKRLWTAEGEGHKIIGYVGENEHDEAQFIAKEIDRLQDEDNLRPGDVAIFYRTNAQSRSIEDVLVRVGLPYKVVGGTRFYERKEIKDALAYLRVLVNPDDDVNLRRVLNEPKRGIGDRAEGAVAALASRERMSFMAAARRAEEAPSMATRSVNAVLGFVKLLDDLAEVATGSGAAAALEAVLEQTGYLAGLRSSTDPQDESRVENLAELVAVVREYEQENPEGSLGAFLEQVSLVADADQIPDAPGADIDAAVAEAKRLGVVTLMTLHTAKGLEFPVVFLTGMEHGLFPHQRSATDPKELAEERRLAYVGLTRARKRLYVTRSEVRSMWGQSQYNPASQFLEEIPAELVEWKREGTSRQSGGWGNSGSIGSGRYNGSFWGAGTSRGAAADSSAGFNADVPAALAKNRVQPQKEIVAVSVGDKVNHTSFGNGTVLALEGAGDKTVAKVKFDVGEKRLLLRYAPLTKLDA is encoded by the coding sequence ATGGATATGTTGTTTGACCCGTACTCTGACGGACCGTTCAAGGCCGCCCCGGCGGCCTCCACCCGCACCAAGTCGCGCCCGGAAGACCGTGCCGCGGCAGCCGACCTTGGTGGCGGCGGACGCATCAGCGGTCCCGCGCACAGTGCCGCTGATGGCGCCGCCCAGGCTCCGGAACGGGGGAGTGCAGGGCAGGAAACTTCAGAGCAGGGCTCCCGGCAGAGCGGCGGCTGGGCCAGCCGGCAGCCGCACGGCGACGGGACCGAAGACCACGCGCACCACCGGCCAAATGCCGCGGAACTGCTGGAGGGACTGAACCCGCAGCAGGAGGAAGCCGTCAAGCACGCCGGCACCGCCCTGCTGATTGTGGCCGGCGCCGGCTCGGGCAAAACCCGGGTGCTCAGCAACAGGATCGCTTACCTGATCGCCACGCACCGCGCCCACTACGGCGAGATCCTGGCCATCACCTTCACCAACAAGGCGGCCGCCGAAATGCGGGAGCGCATCGCGGCGCTGGTAGGGGGCCGGGCCAAGATCATGTGGATCTCCACGTTCCACTCCTCCTGCGTGCGCATCCTGCGCCAGGAAGCCGCCAACGTGGGCCTGAAGTCCAACTTCTCCATCTACGACTCCGCCGACTCTTTGCGGCTGGTCACGCAGGTGTCCAAGAGCCTTGACCTGGACCCTAAAAAGTTCGCGCCCAAGGCCATCCAGCACAAGATTTCGGCGCTCAAGAACGAACTCATCGACGCCGATTCCTTCGCCTCCACCGCCAACTTCAACGACCCCTTCGAAAGTGCCGTCGCGGACGTCTTCAAGGGCTACACCCAGCGGCTCCGGCAGGCCAACGCCATGGACTTTGACGACCTCATCGCCGAGACCGTCTACATGTTCCGGGCCTTCCCGGCGCTCGCAGATTCCTACCGCCGCCGGTTCCGGCACGTCCTGGTTGACGAGTACCAGGACACCAACCACGCCCAGTACGCCCTGGTCCGGGAGATTGTGGGCGAAGGCCCAGGTGCCTCCGAGCTCACTGTCGTTGGTGATTCGGACCAGTCCATTTACGCCTTCCGCGGCGCCGACATCCGCAACATCGTTGAGTTCGAGAAGGACTACCCGGAAGCCCGCACCATCAAGCTGGAGCAGAACTACCGCTCCACGCAGAACATTCTCACCGCAGCCAACTCCGTGATCTCCCGGAACCCCAACCGGCCCGAAAAACGGCTGTGGACGGCCGAGGGCGAAGGTCATAAGATCATCGGCTACGTGGGCGAAAACGAGCACGACGAAGCCCAGTTCATCGCCAAGGAAATCGACCGGCTCCAGGACGAGGACAACCTCCGCCCCGGTGATGTCGCCATCTTCTACCGCACCAACGCCCAGTCCCGCTCCATCGAGGACGTGCTGGTCCGGGTTGGACTGCCATACAAGGTGGTGGGCGGAACACGCTTCTACGAACGCAAGGAAATCAAGGACGCCCTGGCCTACCTTCGGGTCCTGGTCAACCCTGACGACGACGTCAACCTCCGCCGCGTCCTTAACGAACCCAAACGCGGCATCGGTGACCGCGCCGAGGGTGCTGTGGCGGCGCTCGCCTCGCGGGAGCGGATGTCGTTTATGGCAGCAGCCCGGCGTGCCGAGGAGGCTCCGAGCATGGCGACGCGTTCCGTAAACGCCGTGCTTGGCTTCGTGAAACTGCTGGACGACCTCGCCGAGGTAGCTACCGGCTCCGGTGCCGCCGCAGCCCTGGAAGCCGTGCTGGAACAGACCGGCTACCTGGCCGGGCTGCGTTCCAGCACGGATCCACAGGACGAGTCCCGCGTGGAGAACCTGGCGGAACTCGTCGCCGTCGTACGTGAATACGAACAGGAGAACCCGGAAGGTTCCCTGGGTGCCTTCCTGGAACAGGTGTCCCTCGTAGCTGACGCGGACCAGATCCCGGACGCGCCCGGGGCGGACATCGACGCCGCGGTGGCGGAGGCCAAACGGCTGGGCGTGGTCACGCTGATGACCCTCCACACCGCCAAGGGCCTCGAGTTCCCGGTGGTGTTCCTGACTGGCATGGAGCACGGGCTGTTCCCGCACCAGCGCTCTGCCACGGACCCGAAGGAGCTTGCGGAAGAGCGCAGGCTGGCCTATGTGGGACTGACCCGCGCCCGGAAGCGGCTGTACGTCACCCGCTCCGAAGTGCGCAGCATGTGGGGCCAGAGCCAGTACAACCCCGCGAGCCAGTTCCTCGAGGAAATCCCGGCCGAGCTGGTGGAATGGAAACGCGAAGGAACCAGCCGGCAGTCCGGCGGCTGGGGGAACAGCGGTTCCATCGGCTCAGGCCGCTACAACGGATCCTTCTGGGGTGCAGGCACGTCCCGGGGTGCCGCCGCCGACTCCTCGGCCGGGTTCAACGCTGACGTCCCCGCCGCCCTCGCCAAGAACCGCGTGCAGCCGCAGAAGGAAATTGTGGCCGTCAGCGTGGGGGACAAGGTCAACCACACCAGCTTCGGAAACGGCACGGTGCTGGCCCTCGAAGGCGCAGGGGACAAGACCGTGGCCAAGGTGAAGTTCGATGTCGGCGAGAAGCGGCTCCTGCTCCGCTACGCGCCGCTGACCAAGCTGGACGCCTGA
- a CDS encoding DUF6314 family protein encodes MKLPAPEFHLRAYLLGPSQAGSTTAGKWAVERQLHDRSAGTRGTFTGVVLFTPTGDDGIILREEGTMRWPTFTGPASREYLLRAADRPDALDVFFADGRPFHRMSFTPQANLDQHWCDPDTYRVAYTCEGPDAFSYTWDVSGPRKDLLLSSVLTRHG; translated from the coding sequence TTGAAGCTTCCTGCCCCGGAGTTCCACCTCCGCGCCTACTTGCTCGGCCCGTCGCAGGCCGGCTCCACCACTGCGGGAAAGTGGGCTGTTGAACGGCAACTGCATGACAGGTCCGCAGGCACCCGCGGAACCTTCACCGGCGTCGTACTTTTTACGCCAACGGGCGACGACGGCATCATCCTCCGTGAAGAGGGCACCATGCGCTGGCCCACGTTCACCGGCCCCGCCTCGCGTGAATACCTGCTCAGAGCCGCCGACCGGCCCGACGCGCTGGACGTGTTCTTTGCCGACGGGCGCCCCTTCCACCGGATGAGCTTCACCCCGCAAGCCAACCTGGACCAGCACTGGTGCGATCCCGATACGTACCGCGTGGCCTACACCTGCGAAGGCCCTGACGCCTTCAGCTACACGTGGGATGTGAGCGGTCCGCGCAAGGACCTTCTGCTGTCATCTGTGCTGACGCGGCACGGCTGA
- a CDS encoding NUDIX domain-containing protein yields MKARIVVSAVCVFDDAGRLLTVRKRGTGMFMHPGGKPESGETAVEAAARELQEEVGIVVEPGDLELMGVWIADAANEAATDIEATVFLAPGTWTAHPSAEIAEIRWLDLAVLDRERERGIPAPADLAPLLTDCILPELAASRR; encoded by the coding sequence GTGAAAGCCCGCATCGTTGTCTCCGCCGTCTGCGTCTTCGACGACGCCGGTCGCCTCCTGACCGTCCGCAAGCGCGGCACCGGCATGTTTATGCACCCCGGCGGCAAGCCCGAGTCCGGCGAGACCGCCGTCGAGGCTGCAGCCCGGGAGCTTCAGGAGGAAGTGGGCATCGTCGTCGAGCCCGGCGACCTGGAGTTGATGGGCGTCTGGATTGCCGACGCCGCGAACGAGGCCGCCACGGATATTGAAGCCACGGTGTTCCTCGCGCCGGGCACCTGGACCGCGCACCCGTCGGCCGAGATTGCCGAGATCCGCTGGCTGGACCTGGCTGTGCTGGACCGGGAGCGTGAACGAGGCATCCCCGCGCCTGCGGACCTCGCCCCGCTCCTGACCGACTGCATCCTGCCGGAACTGGCCGCTTCCCGCCGTTGA
- a CDS encoding ABC transporter ATP-binding protein, with product MSMDGAAWHTLYNITRAKSGSKPFSKATLKRVLGFARPHRTKLIAFVALSVVMAFLAVATPVLAGQVVDAIVAKAGTEEVIRLAVLIAVVAVAEAGLGLVSRWLSSTIGEGVIVDLRTKVFDHVQKMPIAFFTRTRTGALVSRLNNDVIGAQSAFAGTLSGVVSNVVALVLTLIVMLGTSWQVTVLAMILLPIFLIPARRMGSRLADLRREAAEHNAAMGTQMTERFSAPGATLVKLFGRPDEESREFAVRAGRVRDIGVRTAMLQFTFVTALTLVSALALALVYGLGGVLAIAGQLAPGDVVVLALLLTRLYAPLTALSNARVEIMSALVSFERVFEILDLKPLIQQKPDAVTVPAGPVSVEFDDVRFAYPSADKVSLASLEEVSTLDTRGGEEVLHGISFRVEPGQTVALVGSSGAGKSTIAQLLSRLYDVDSGAVRLGGTRPGSGLDVRDATFDSLRDTLGMVTQDGHLFHESIASNLRLARPDATEADMWDAIRQARLETMVRSLPDGLDTVVGERGYRLSGGERQRLTIARLLISQPRVVILDEATAALDSTNEAAVQAALGAALEGRTAVVIAHRLSTIRAADVILVVEDGQIVERGTHTELLAAEGRYAELYRTQFAEATAVAEEAVPEY from the coding sequence ATGAGCATGGACGGCGCCGCCTGGCACACCCTGTACAACATCACCCGCGCCAAGAGCGGCTCCAAGCCCTTTTCCAAGGCGACGCTGAAGCGGGTCCTGGGCTTCGCCCGGCCGCACCGCACCAAACTGATCGCTTTCGTGGCGCTCTCGGTTGTGATGGCGTTCCTTGCCGTGGCCACGCCCGTTCTGGCGGGCCAGGTGGTTGACGCCATTGTGGCCAAGGCCGGTACGGAGGAAGTGATCCGGCTGGCTGTGCTGATCGCCGTTGTGGCAGTTGCCGAGGCCGGTTTGGGACTCGTGAGCCGCTGGCTGTCCTCCACTATTGGTGAAGGCGTCATTGTGGACCTGCGCACGAAGGTCTTTGACCACGTGCAGAAGATGCCCATCGCCTTCTTCACGCGCACCCGCACCGGTGCCCTGGTCAGCCGCCTCAATAACGACGTCATCGGTGCGCAGTCTGCCTTTGCCGGTACCCTGTCCGGGGTGGTCAGCAACGTGGTGGCCCTGGTCCTCACGCTGATCGTGATGCTGGGGACCTCCTGGCAGGTCACCGTTCTGGCGATGATCCTGCTGCCCATCTTCCTGATCCCTGCCCGGCGGATGGGATCACGGCTGGCTGACCTGCGCCGCGAGGCCGCCGAGCACAATGCCGCCATGGGCACCCAGATGACCGAACGGTTCTCCGCCCCCGGCGCCACGCTGGTGAAGCTCTTCGGCCGGCCGGACGAGGAGTCCCGCGAGTTTGCTGTGCGGGCCGGCCGCGTCCGCGACATCGGCGTGCGGACCGCGATGCTCCAGTTCACCTTTGTCACGGCACTGACGCTGGTGTCCGCCCTGGCCCTTGCCCTGGTCTACGGCCTGGGCGGTGTGCTGGCCATCGCGGGCCAGCTTGCCCCCGGCGACGTCGTGGTGCTCGCGCTGCTCCTGACCCGCCTGTATGCCCCGCTCACCGCACTGTCCAACGCCCGGGTGGAAATCATGAGCGCCCTGGTCAGCTTTGAACGGGTCTTCGAAATCCTGGACCTCAAGCCACTGATCCAGCAGAAGCCCGACGCCGTGACGGTGCCTGCCGGGCCTGTTTCCGTGGAGTTCGACGACGTCCGGTTCGCCTACCCGTCCGCGGACAAGGTCTCGCTCGCGTCGCTGGAGGAAGTCTCCACCCTCGACACCCGCGGCGGCGAAGAAGTGCTGCACGGCATCAGCTTCCGCGTGGAACCCGGCCAGACGGTCGCGTTGGTGGGGTCCTCCGGCGCGGGCAAGTCCACCATTGCGCAGCTGCTTTCGAGGCTGTACGACGTCGATTCCGGCGCCGTCCGGCTTGGCGGCACCCGGCCGGGCTCGGGCCTGGACGTCCGCGACGCCACCTTTGATTCGCTGCGTGACACCCTGGGCATGGTCACCCAGGACGGCCACCTCTTCCACGAGTCCATCGCCTCCAACCTGCGGCTCGCCCGGCCGGACGCCACCGAAGCGGACATGTGGGACGCCATCCGCCAGGCCCGCCTGGAGACCATGGTCCGGTCCCTGCCCGACGGCCTGGACACCGTCGTGGGGGAGCGCGGCTACCGGCTCTCCGGCGGTGAACGCCAGCGCCTCACCATCGCCCGGCTGCTCATCTCGCAGCCGCGCGTTGTCATCCTGGATGAGGCGACGGCCGCGCTGGACTCCACCAACGAAGCAGCCGTCCAGGCTGCCCTGGGCGCCGCGCTCGAGGGTCGCACCGCCGTCGTGATTGCCCACCGGCTGTCCACTATCCGCGCCGCCGACGTCATCCTGGTGGTGGAGGACGGGCAGATCGTGGAGCGCGGGACGCACACCGAACTCCTCGCCGCCGAGGGGCGGTACGCCGAGCTGTACCGGACGCAGTTCGCCGAGGCCACCGCGGTGGCAGAGGAAGCCGTCCCGGAGTACTGA
- a CDS encoding tautomerase family protein, whose amino-acid sequence MPLVRIDVNAGRSPEELGNLSRRIHDAILAEYGIPERDYFHIVTEHAQGQIFAQDAGLGFERSPDVVMIQIFTQGGRSQAAKQSLFAAIAARLAEVGVAGEDVFLGYVENTASDWSFGFGRAQYVTGELAVPRK is encoded by the coding sequence ATGCCGCTGGTTCGAATCGATGTCAACGCAGGCCGAAGTCCTGAGGAACTCGGCAACCTCAGCCGTCGCATCCACGACGCCATCCTGGCCGAGTATGGCATTCCCGAGCGGGACTACTTCCACATCGTCACCGAACACGCGCAGGGCCAGATTTTCGCCCAGGATGCCGGCCTGGGGTTTGAGCGGTCCCCTGATGTGGTGATGATCCAGATTTTCACCCAGGGCGGTCGGAGCCAGGCCGCCAAGCAATCGCTCTTTGCGGCCATCGCCGCACGGCTAGCCGAGGTTGGCGTCGCCGGCGAGGACGTATTCCTGGGCTACGTGGAAAACACCGCCAGCGATTGGTCCTTTGGCTTCGGCCGCGCCCAATATGTCACGGGTGAACTGGCAGTTCCGCGCAAATAG
- a CDS encoding inositol monophosphatase family protein: MTTGRHSALELDPALDDYQLASALVREAGQLALLMRMAGLQSQQKTSISDVVTAADHAAEAYVLEQLQRCRPEDGILGEEGASVAGTSGRTWVIDPVDGTYNFLHGSTYWCSAIALKDSADVLLGAIFQPEEDKLWLGGTSRTATLNGEALTFYRDTDSGQDGGARNAAALAEVGAATYIHPTWLMDPLCAMPWHAAATSAAALRMLGSGSCDLGRVADGQLGCWFQHSCPEWDWLPGKAIVRAAGGATDSVQVNGLEWFMAGGTTAVRELREALLSGSVT; the protein is encoded by the coding sequence ATGACCACTGGCCGGCACAGCGCCCTTGAACTTGACCCCGCCCTGGATGATTACCAGCTGGCATCCGCCCTGGTGCGCGAAGCCGGGCAGTTGGCCCTCCTGATGCGCATGGCAGGTCTGCAGTCTCAGCAGAAAACGTCCATTTCGGATGTGGTGACAGCCGCCGACCACGCTGCCGAAGCGTACGTGCTGGAGCAGTTGCAGCGCTGCAGGCCGGAGGACGGAATCCTGGGCGAGGAGGGTGCGTCCGTGGCCGGCACCAGCGGCCGGACCTGGGTGATCGATCCCGTGGACGGCACCTACAACTTCCTGCATGGCTCCACTTACTGGTGCTCGGCCATCGCCCTGAAGGACTCCGCGGACGTGTTGCTGGGTGCGATTTTCCAGCCTGAGGAGGACAAGTTGTGGCTTGGCGGCACGTCCCGCACGGCGACCCTCAACGGCGAGGCTCTGACTTTCTACCGTGACACGGACTCCGGCCAGGACGGCGGGGCACGCAATGCAGCGGCCCTGGCGGAAGTCGGTGCGGCCACCTACATCCACCCCACATGGCTGATGGATCCCCTCTGCGCCATGCCGTGGCACGCTGCCGCGACGTCGGCCGCTGCGCTGCGGATGCTGGGCTCCGGGTCCTGTGACCTTGGCCGCGTGGCCGACGGCCAGCTGGGCTGCTGGTTCCAGCACAGCTGCCCGGAGTGGGACTGGTTGCCCGGGAAGGCAATTGTCCGTGCCGCAGGCGGCGCCACGGACAGTGTGCAGGTCAACGGCCTGGAATGGTTTATGGCAGGGGGCACGACGGCGGTGCGGGAGTTGCGCGAGGCCCTGCTGTCCGGCTCGGTGACCTGA
- a CDS encoding DUF998 domain-containing protein gives MSSAPTSPAAAVYIPDTASTRQYIGAWSVLSVLQYFVAEAAVIGAWAGTQPYDRRTGWISDLGAVHCGIYDGRDVCSPLHWLMNASFVVQGLGMFLGALLLSPGLLCVAARAGALVRPGRRKPWRAAVWVRVLMGAAGAGTMVVGFVPEDAGAFLLHFAGAVAYFLSGGAALVVLGALWLRQTPLGWFVLVCGLVSLLALATGGLTGMDVPEPGTLERLMGYPITVGVAAAGLVIAQRVHRHRQERARFLSSAEGLRAG, from the coding sequence ATGAGTTCTGCCCCGACGTCCCCTGCCGCCGCGGTCTATATTCCGGACACGGCGTCCACCCGCCAATACATCGGCGCCTGGTCCGTCCTGAGTGTCCTGCAGTATTTTGTGGCTGAAGCGGCAGTGATCGGCGCCTGGGCGGGGACGCAGCCGTACGACCGGCGGACCGGCTGGATCAGTGACCTCGGCGCTGTCCACTGCGGGATCTATGACGGCAGGGATGTCTGTTCGCCCTTGCACTGGCTGATGAATGCCTCGTTTGTAGTGCAGGGGCTGGGCATGTTCCTCGGCGCGCTGCTGCTGAGCCCGGGGCTGCTGTGCGTCGCGGCCAGAGCAGGAGCCCTCGTCCGGCCCGGCCGCCGGAAGCCGTGGCGGGCCGCCGTCTGGGTGCGCGTGCTGATGGGCGCCGCGGGTGCGGGAACCATGGTGGTGGGCTTCGTCCCGGAGGACGCGGGCGCATTCCTGCTGCACTTTGCGGGAGCCGTGGCATATTTCCTCAGCGGCGGGGCAGCGCTGGTGGTGCTGGGCGCGCTTTGGTTGAGGCAGACACCGCTGGGCTGGTTTGTGCTGGTATGCGGGCTGGTGTCACTGCTGGCCCTTGCCACCGGCGGCCTGACGGGAATGGACGTTCCCGAGCCGGGCACGCTGGAACGGCTTATGGGCTACCCCATCACAGTGGGTGTGGCCGCGGCGGGCCTGGTGATCGCCCAGCGCGTGCACAGGCACCGGCAGGAGCGGGCGCGTTTCCTTAGCTCAGCGGAGGGGCTCAGGGCCGGCTGA
- the iolC gene encoding 5-dehydro-2-deoxygluconokinase, whose product MNHELLTIGRISVDIYPNDIGVDLEDVQSFGKYLGGSPSNVAVAAARHGRRTGVITRTGDDAFGTYLHRELHKFGVDDSFVTPVKEWPTAVTFCAIKPATDEFPLYFYGRFPTAPDLQIKAEELDLDAIRNARIFWSTVTGLCQEPSREAHLAAHEARDRDQLKIGQFTVLDLDYRPMFWASEAEAREQIAKILPHVTVAIGNDKECAVAVGEGTPDEQADRLLAAGVEIAVVKLGPEGVMAKTRTERVVSAPVKVETVNGLGAGDSFGGAFCHGLLSGWPLAEVLDFANAAGAIVASRLSCADAMPTPEEVTSLLAERGRLVPAFAGTAAGTSPESVSEGAAS is encoded by the coding sequence GTGAACCATGAACTGCTCACGATCGGGCGCATCAGCGTTGATATCTACCCGAACGACATCGGGGTGGACCTGGAGGACGTGCAGTCCTTCGGCAAGTACCTCGGAGGCTCACCCTCAAACGTCGCCGTGGCAGCCGCCCGGCATGGCCGCCGGACCGGCGTGATCACCCGCACCGGCGATGACGCCTTTGGCACCTACCTGCACCGCGAACTGCACAAGTTCGGCGTCGACGACTCCTTCGTCACCCCGGTCAAGGAATGGCCCACCGCCGTGACGTTCTGTGCGATCAAGCCGGCGACGGACGAGTTCCCGCTGTACTTTTACGGCCGGTTCCCCACGGCACCGGACCTGCAGATCAAGGCCGAAGAGCTTGACCTGGACGCGATTCGGAACGCCCGGATTTTCTGGTCCACGGTGACCGGTTTGTGCCAGGAGCCCAGCCGCGAAGCGCACCTTGCGGCCCATGAGGCCCGGGACCGCGACCAGCTCAAGATCGGCCAGTTCACCGTCCTTGACCTGGACTACCGGCCCATGTTCTGGGCTTCCGAAGCGGAAGCCCGGGAACAGATCGCCAAGATCCTGCCCCACGTCACAGTCGCGATCGGCAACGACAAGGAATGCGCTGTTGCGGTCGGCGAGGGAACTCCCGACGAGCAGGCCGACCGGCTGCTGGCTGCCGGCGTCGAGATCGCCGTAGTCAAGCTTGGCCCCGAAGGTGTGATGGCCAAGACCCGCACGGAACGCGTGGTGTCGGCACCGGTGAAGGTGGAGACCGTCAACGGCCTGGGCGCCGGCGATTCCTTCGGCGGCGCATTCTGCCACGGACTGCTGTCCGGCTGGCCGCTCGCCGAGGTGCTGGACTTCGCCAACGCTGCCGGTGCCATTGTGGCCTCGCGACTGTCCTGCGCTGATGCGATGCCGACGCCGGAAGAGGTCACCTCACTGCTGGCCGAGCGCGGCCGGCTGGTGCCCGCGTTCGCCGGAACAGCCGCAGGCACGTCCCCTGAATCAGTTTCCGAAGGAGCAGCGTCTTGA
- the sucC gene encoding ADP-forming succinate--CoA ligase subunit beta, with protein MDLFEYQARDMFEAHGVPVLAGIVAYTPEEAKAAADKIGGVTVVKAQVKVGGRGKAGGVKVAKTADEALEHSTNILGMDIKGHTVNKVMIAQGADIAEEYYFSVLLDRANRNYLAMCSVEGGMEIEQLAVERPDALAKIAIDPAVGIDQAKADEIVAAAGFAEELRGKVAAVILKLWDVFKKEDATLVEVNPLVKTGAGDIVALDGKVTLDENAEFRHAKHALLEDKDAADPLEAKAKAQDLNYVKLDGQVGIIGNGAGLVMSTLDVVAYAGENHGNVKPANFLDIGGGASAEVMAAGLDVILGDEQVKSVFVNVFGGITACDAVAKGIVGALAELGHNANKPLVVRLDGNNVEEGRRILAEANHPLVTLAATMDEGADKAAELANAAK; from the coding sequence GTGGACCTGTTTGAATACCAGGCGCGCGATATGTTCGAGGCGCACGGTGTACCCGTGCTTGCCGGCATCGTGGCGTACACCCCAGAAGAAGCAAAAGCAGCAGCCGACAAAATCGGCGGCGTGACTGTTGTTAAAGCACAGGTCAAGGTAGGCGGTCGCGGCAAGGCCGGCGGCGTCAAGGTAGCCAAGACCGCTGATGAGGCACTTGAGCACTCCACCAACATCCTGGGCATGGACATCAAGGGCCACACCGTCAACAAGGTGATGATTGCCCAGGGTGCCGATATCGCCGAGGAGTACTACTTCTCCGTGCTGCTGGACCGGGCCAACCGCAACTACCTGGCCATGTGCTCGGTTGAAGGCGGCATGGAAATCGAGCAGCTCGCCGTCGAACGCCCGGATGCGCTGGCCAAGATCGCCATCGATCCTGCCGTTGGCATCGACCAGGCCAAGGCTGACGAAATCGTTGCAGCCGCAGGCTTCGCTGAGGAACTGCGCGGCAAGGTCGCCGCCGTGATCCTCAAGCTCTGGGACGTCTTCAAGAAGGAAGACGCCACCCTCGTGGAGGTCAACCCGCTGGTCAAGACCGGCGCGGGCGACATCGTTGCACTGGACGGCAAGGTCACGCTGGACGAGAACGCCGAGTTCCGTCACGCCAAGCACGCGCTCCTCGAAGACAAGGACGCTGCCGACCCGCTTGAGGCCAAGGCCAAGGCGCAGGACCTGAACTACGTCAAGCTGGACGGTCAGGTGGGCATCATCGGTAACGGTGCCGGCCTGGTCATGTCCACCCTGGACGTTGTTGCCTACGCCGGTGAAAACCACGGCAACGTCAAGCCCGCCAACTTCCTGGACATCGGCGGTGGAGCTTCCGCCGAGGTTATGGCTGCAGGCCTTGACGTCATCCTGGGTGACGAGCAGGTCAAGTCCGTGTTCGTGAACGTCTTCGGTGGCATCACCGCGTGTGACGCCGTCGCCAAGGGCATCGTTGGTGCGCTGGCCGAGCTGGGCCACAACGCGAACAAGCCGCTGGTAGTCCGCCTCGACGGCAACAACGTTGAGGAAGGCCGCCGCATCCTGGCCGAGGCCAACCACCCGCTGGTTACCCTGGCCGCCACCATGGACGAGGGCGCCGACAAGGCCGCCGAGCTCGCCAACGCAGCTAAGTAA